A single window of Candidatus Flexicrinis affinis DNA harbors:
- a CDS encoding YigZ family protein, translating to MDEYPVPASEVTTEILVKNSRFISIIKRCDSVDTVRAEIAEIRKRHPTANHHVYAFRIGYGNTVHEGLSDDGEPSGTAGPPVMSVLRGSAIGDALIVVVRYFGGTKLGTGGLVRAYTESAAEAIKQCQTTLKVSNAKLTIGIGYAQYERVQRILLEHNAEVIDSTFAQDVTLLVELPSRNVSRLVDALREATGGTARVAELY from the coding sequence ATGGACGAGTATCCAGTACCTGCGTCAGAAGTCACCACAGAAATTCTCGTCAAGAATTCGCGCTTTATCAGCATCATCAAACGCTGCGACAGCGTAGACACCGTACGTGCAGAGATCGCGGAAATCAGAAAACGACATCCAACCGCAAACCATCACGTCTATGCATTTCGGATCGGCTATGGCAACACTGTTCACGAAGGCCTATCCGACGATGGCGAACCATCCGGCACTGCTGGCCCTCCCGTAATGAGCGTGTTGCGCGGCAGCGCAATTGGAGACGCACTAATCGTAGTCGTTCGCTACTTTGGCGGCACCAAACTTGGCACTGGCGGATTGGTGCGCGCGTACACCGAGTCTGCTGCTGAGGCCATCAAGCAATGCCAAACAACGCTTAAAGTCTCAAACGCTAAGTTGACAATCGGAATCGGTTACGCCCAGTACGAACGTGTTCAGCGCATATTGCTCGAACACAACGCCGAAGTCATAGACTCAACGTTTGCACAAGACGTCACGTTGTTGGTCGAGCTTCCAAGTCGGAATGTATCCCGGCTTGTGGACGCCCTGCGTGAAGCAACGGGCGGCACCGCTCGCGTTGCCGAACTTTATTAG
- the erpA gene encoding iron-sulfur cluster insertion protein ErpA produces the protein MLTVTAAAAQTVRNLLEQRQIPNHVLRVFVQGGGCSGMQYGMAFESAPESFDAVVETDGARFVIDPTSLQFLRGATIDFVDSLMGGGFRIDNPNAVSSCGCGHSFRTSGSRNESDESCSTCGCGSH, from the coding sequence ATGCTGACCGTTACAGCGGCTGCCGCACAGACCGTGCGAAATCTGCTTGAGCAGCGTCAGATCCCGAACCATGTGCTGCGTGTGTTTGTACAGGGCGGTGGATGTTCGGGCATGCAGTACGGCATGGCGTTTGAGTCGGCGCCTGAATCGTTTGATGCAGTTGTGGAGACGGATGGTGCTCGGTTTGTGATTGATCCGACGAGCCTGCAGTTCTTGCGCGGTGCGACGATTGACTTCGTCGACAGCCTGATGGGCGGCGGTTTTCGGATCGACAATCCCAACGCCGTGTCATCGTGTGGATGCGGGCACAGCTTTCGCACATCTGGTTCTCGCAACGAGTCCGATGAATCGTGTTCAACGTGCGGATGCGGCAGCCACTAG
- the pheA gene encoding prephenate dehydratase: MCRLSPKVAFQGVHGAYSEQAIRQHFGDDVQTVPCPLLGDVFDAIHRQSVDLAVLPVENALAGAVSQAYELLMDSDLLIQAEIILHVHHSLLAPSGTTLQDVKRVQSHPQALAQCEKYLRRHNLEAVPKYDTAGSARDLASTRESGTAAIASRLAGELYGLDVLDHEIEDVPFNFTRFFVLGHDAPERGDYNKTSLVFATRNRPSALYDCLGEFASRGINLTKIESRPRRNRPWEPVFYLDFEGYWQDAACQEVLAKLLFRASFVKMLGSYPAVRANSVGI, translated from the coding sequence ATGTGTCGATTGTCACCAAAAGTCGCCTTTCAAGGGGTTCACGGTGCCTACTCAGAGCAAGCGATACGGCAGCACTTCGGCGACGACGTGCAGACGGTGCCTTGCCCGCTATTGGGGGACGTGTTCGACGCAATCCACCGACAGAGTGTCGATTTGGCTGTACTTCCCGTCGAGAACGCTCTTGCAGGGGCCGTCAGCCAAGCCTATGAACTGCTGATGGACTCCGACCTGCTCATCCAAGCCGAGATCATTCTTCACGTCCACCACTCACTCCTGGCCCCTTCCGGGACAACCTTGCAGGATGTCAAGCGCGTGCAGTCACATCCTCAGGCGCTGGCACAATGTGAGAAATACCTTCGCCGGCATAACCTCGAGGCTGTTCCCAAGTACGATACCGCCGGCTCAGCGCGTGACCTCGCCAGCACGCGAGAGTCTGGAACTGCAGCCATTGCCAGCAGGCTTGCGGGCGAACTGTACGGGTTGGACGTCCTAGACCACGAGATTGAGGATGTTCCGTTTAATTTCACACGGTTCTTCGTCTTGGGCCATGATGCACCGGAACGTGGCGACTACAACAAGACTTCGCTCGTATTCGCCACGCGGAACCGACCCAGCGCACTATATGACTGCCTCGGCGAGTTCGCCAGCCGTGGTATAAACTTGACCAAGATCGAGAGTCGCCCGCGGCGTAATCGCCCGTGGGAACCTGTGTTTTATCTCGATTTTGAGGGGTACTGGCAGGATGCCGCGTGTCAGGAAGTTCTCGCAAAGCTGCTCTTTCGTGCATCGTTCGTGAAAATGCTAGGCAGCTATCCGGCGGTGCGGGCAAACTCGGTTGGAATCTAG
- the asd gene encoding aspartate-semialdehyde dehydrogenase codes for MENGKLPVAILGATGAVGQRFIQLLENHPWFEVRELFASERSAGKTYREAANWVLDGGPPLRVGELPVQLLGGAVSSPLVFSALPKEAAVELEPILAAQGKIVCTNASSYRMATDVPLLLAEVNGEHIALLDRQRVNRGWSTGALIANSNCTAMPVVMALAPLRQYGIRKVHVVSQQATSGAGYPGVPSMDVIDNVIPYVSGDEDKLETETLKMLGDFDGEQIRPLKTLIGASCTRVPVLDGHLVHVSVELDQRPSHAQIREAWACFRGSTEVASLPSSPALPVVYLEQHDRPQPRRDRMIGAGMATSVGRLRDCPLLGYKFFALSHNTIRGAAGSSIQNAELLARRGYIDSFRPD; via the coding sequence GTGGAAAACGGCAAGCTCCCGGTGGCAATCCTCGGCGCGACGGGCGCCGTGGGCCAGCGTTTCATTCAACTTCTCGAGAACCATCCGTGGTTCGAGGTGCGCGAGCTGTTTGCCTCTGAACGCAGCGCAGGCAAGACCTACCGCGAGGCCGCCAACTGGGTACTGGATGGTGGTCCTCCCTTACGTGTCGGCGAGCTTCCCGTACAGCTTCTCGGCGGTGCCGTCTCTAGCCCACTGGTCTTCTCGGCACTCCCAAAGGAAGCAGCTGTCGAACTGGAGCCTATTCTCGCGGCGCAAGGCAAGATCGTGTGTACGAATGCCTCCTCGTACCGGATGGCGACGGACGTTCCGCTGCTGCTTGCCGAGGTCAATGGCGAGCACATTGCGCTTCTGGACCGCCAACGCGTCAACCGCGGTTGGAGCACAGGCGCTTTGATCGCTAACTCCAATTGCACAGCGATGCCCGTGGTGATGGCCTTGGCGCCGCTGCGCCAGTATGGTATCCGAAAAGTGCATGTGGTCAGCCAACAAGCGACGAGCGGCGCAGGCTATCCGGGCGTCCCTTCGATGGATGTCATTGATAACGTCATCCCGTACGTGAGCGGGGATGAAGACAAGCTGGAGACGGAAACGCTAAAGATGTTGGGCGATTTCGATGGCGAGCAAATTAGGCCACTTAAGACGCTTATCGGCGCATCGTGTACCCGAGTGCCAGTTCTCGACGGACACCTCGTGCATGTATCCGTTGAGCTTGACCAACGGCCGTCACACGCGCAGATTCGTGAGGCGTGGGCGTGCTTCCGGGGAAGCACTGAGGTCGCAAGTCTGCCCAGCTCCCCTGCCCTACCGGTGGTATACCTGGAACAGCACGATCGACCACAGCCTCGGCGAGACCGCATGATCGGCGCGGGAATGGCGACCTCCGTTGGACGTCTGCGCGATTGCCCGTTGTTAGGCTACAAGTTCTTCGCGCTATCCCACAATACGATTCGGGGCGCTGCCGGCTCAAGCATCCAGAACGCCGAGCTTCTTGCTCGACGCGGTTATATCGACTCATTTCGTCCCGACTAG
- a CDS encoding NAD-dependent epimerase/dehydratase family protein, with protein MNVLILGVDGYLGWPLAQWLAAAGHSVSGIDNFLRRKMVQEMASISAIPIAHWVDRAEAFSACFSRPIDFYEASLLDYDSLVAILSEVKPDAIVHLGEIPSAAYSMRDAEHAALTQHNNVVGSLNLLWAMRETCPDAHLLKLGTMGEYGTPNVAIPEGFFEVEYRGRKDTLPFPRQAGSIYHLSKVHDSHNAHFASKTWGLRITDVMQGVVYGTRTDRTPPDERFATRLDFDECFGTVINRFVCQVVIEHPLTVFGSGSQTRGFLPISDSLQCLELALLNPPDRGEYRVFNQFEYTYSISTLAEVVKQQAVALGMPAKIEHVENPRSEREEHYYQPDRNHLVQLGYEPHEHIDQVVRDMLLDVQAHRARIEQYAPNMRPSIRWR; from the coding sequence ATGAACGTACTCATTCTAGGTGTTGACGGCTACTTGGGGTGGCCGCTGGCTCAGTGGCTCGCTGCCGCTGGTCATTCCGTCTCCGGAATTGACAATTTCCTGCGTCGCAAGATGGTGCAGGAGATGGCATCGATCTCCGCGATCCCAATTGCACACTGGGTGGATCGCGCGGAGGCTTTTTCGGCGTGTTTCTCCCGACCGATCGACTTCTACGAGGCTTCGCTGTTGGACTACGACAGTCTTGTCGCGATCCTCAGTGAGGTCAAGCCGGATGCGATCGTCCATCTGGGCGAGATACCCTCGGCCGCGTACTCTATGCGCGATGCCGAACACGCGGCACTCACCCAACATAACAATGTCGTCGGCAGTTTGAACCTTTTGTGGGCGATGCGAGAGACGTGCCCCGACGCGCACCTGCTGAAACTTGGGACCATGGGTGAATATGGAACACCCAATGTGGCCATTCCTGAGGGATTCTTCGAGGTGGAGTATCGGGGGCGCAAAGATACCCTCCCCTTCCCACGGCAGGCGGGTAGTATCTACCATCTCAGCAAAGTCCACGACTCGCACAATGCGCACTTCGCATCAAAGACGTGGGGGCTGCGAATCACCGACGTTATGCAGGGCGTTGTCTACGGCACACGTACGGATCGCACGCCTCCAGACGAGCGCTTCGCCACTCGCCTCGACTTCGATGAGTGTTTCGGAACGGTCATCAATAGGTTCGTTTGCCAGGTGGTAATCGAACATCCCTTGACGGTGTTTGGTTCCGGCTCGCAAACACGCGGCTTCTTGCCGATCTCCGATTCGCTACAGTGCCTTGAGCTTGCCTTGCTGAACCCTCCCGATCGGGGCGAATATCGGGTCTTCAATCAATTCGAGTACACCTACTCGATCTCGACGCTTGCAGAGGTGGTGAAGCAGCAGGCAGTCGCCCTCGGCATGCCAGCAAAGATCGAACACGTCGAGAATCCGCGTTCAGAACGCGAGGAACACTACTATCAACCGGATCGGAATCATCTTGTCCAGCTTGGCTACGAGCCGCACGAGCATATCGATCAGGTTGTTCGGGACATGCTGCTGGATGTACAAGCACACCGGGCGAGAATCGAGCAATATGCCCCGAACATGCGTCCTTCCATTCGCTGGCGTTGA
- the hisD gene encoding histidinol dehydrogenase produces the protein MIKLWKLSSMTPAERTLVMRRSEQDIAELLPLAQEVITAIRERGDAAVVEYARKFDAPEFSAADLRVTTDQFKAARDSVPADVIAAIELAHDNIREFHRHQMPEPMWFTEVRPGIMAGEKVTPVTSVGLYVPRGKGAFPSVMLMLCVPAVVAHVKRVVVVTPPAPDGRPDPAALVAAEVAGVGEVYAVGGMQAIAALAFGTGTIPRVQKVIGPGSSYVSAAKRLLYGTFDVGLPAGPSESIILADEHADPRLVALDLLVEAEHGPDSAALVVTHSERVANAVLELLPGYIAELPEWRRAFVTKVLGNYGGVMLTRSLAESIAFTNDYAPEHLELLTAEPFVTLNRIENAGEILLGPMTPIPTANYALGLNAILPTGGFARTYSSVSVWDFLKRSGVGYLSRDGYDKLRSAVARLADYEDFPAHAMAIRKRDEILGF, from the coding sequence ATGATCAAACTCTGGAAACTAAGCAGCATGACTCCGGCGGAGCGCACGCTTGTGATGAGGCGCTCGGAACAAGACATTGCTGAACTGCTACCTCTTGCTCAGGAGGTCATCACCGCCATCCGCGAGCGCGGAGACGCGGCGGTCGTGGAATATGCACGGAAGTTCGATGCACCTGAGTTCAGTGCTGCCGATCTTCGGGTAACCACAGATCAGTTCAAAGCTGCACGCGATTCCGTTCCAGCCGACGTCATCGCTGCAATTGAGCTCGCGCACGACAACATTCGCGAGTTCCACCGGCACCAGATGCCTGAACCGATGTGGTTCACAGAGGTTAGGCCCGGAATCATGGCGGGCGAGAAAGTGACGCCGGTGACAAGCGTCGGCCTGTATGTACCGCGTGGCAAAGGTGCCTTCCCGTCTGTCATGCTGATGCTGTGCGTTCCAGCAGTCGTGGCCCATGTAAAGCGAGTCGTTGTGGTAACGCCGCCTGCACCGGACGGCAGGCCCGATCCGGCCGCGCTTGTCGCCGCAGAGGTCGCTGGTGTTGGCGAGGTGTACGCGGTTGGCGGAATGCAGGCCATCGCAGCACTTGCGTTCGGAACAGGCACTATTCCCCGCGTGCAGAAGGTTATCGGACCCGGAAGCAGTTACGTATCGGCCGCAAAGCGCCTCCTTTACGGGACCTTTGACGTTGGGCTACCTGCGGGTCCGAGCGAGTCGATCATCCTTGCCGATGAACACGCCGATCCCCGCCTTGTCGCGCTGGACCTGCTCGTGGAGGCGGAGCACGGACCGGACTCGGCAGCGCTCGTCGTGACTCACAGCGAACGCGTTGCCAATGCAGTACTCGAACTTCTCCCCGGCTACATCGCGGAACTGCCGGAGTGGCGTCGCGCATTCGTCACGAAAGTACTGGGCAACTACGGCGGCGTGATGCTCACAAGGAGTCTCGCCGAGTCGATCGCGTTCACAAACGATTACGCGCCGGAGCACTTGGAACTACTGACCGCAGAGCCGTTCGTTACCCTCAACCGCATCGAAAATGCCGGCGAAATCTTGCTCGGGCCGATGACCCCGATTCCGACCGCGAATTACGCGCTCGGCCTGAATGCTATTCTCCCGACAGGCGGCTTTGCGCGAACGTACTCATCGGTGAGTGTATGGGATTTCCTCAAGCGGTCAGGAGTCGGCTACCTCTCGCGCGATGGATACGACAAGCTGCGCAGCGCGGTAGCGCGACTCGCAGACTACGAGGATTTCCCCGCGCACGCGATGGCGATCCGCAAGCGTGACGAGATTCTGGGTTTCTAG
- a CDS encoding phosphotransferase: MSGSGALLRIQHLQFRDKPAAEALLLEVIGRLFPDLGVMDLELRPQATSLNSFNGFLTTADGRRLFFKTHVEQDSAISEYYNAALLADAAYPIVQPLYSSTRDGQQLLVYPIINDSPVFDIARDIERRRDFGGEMARALGEAQSLEDRALYQRYCDTLSYSDAETHRKAPIHQLFWHRLTGGRFDRFYGEGAQFRVPGLTTDSTTVMTRRWVVNGHEFTATLQELVATAVALLDPAQDGPSVVGHGDAHNGNVFYSAEGLTYFDPAFAGRHDPLLDLVKPLYHNAHAMWMYFPDEEAETLQIRLEVSGDKWIVTHNYDLNPLREMFWQSKVEHCLRPIIGRLRAQGALSRNWADRLRLALMCCPLLTMNLTTFRPEIALLGLTHCVEFGSATGDRGSRLDRLLADLTADLR; the protein is encoded by the coding sequence GTGAGTGGGTCGGGGGCACTTCTTCGGATCCAACACCTCCAGTTTAGGGACAAGCCGGCTGCCGAGGCGCTCTTGCTCGAGGTCATTGGGCGGCTTTTTCCAGATCTGGGCGTAATGGATCTGGAACTGCGCCCCCAGGCGACCTCATTGAATTCCTTCAATGGTTTCCTGACCACCGCTGACGGTCGTCGTCTGTTCTTCAAGACGCACGTCGAACAAGACAGCGCGATCAGCGAGTACTATAATGCCGCGCTTCTGGCGGATGCAGCGTACCCGATCGTTCAGCCGTTGTACTCCTCTACGCGAGATGGGCAGCAGCTTCTCGTGTACCCGATCATCAACGATTCCCCCGTATTCGACATCGCCCGCGACATCGAACGGCGGCGTGACTTCGGCGGAGAGATGGCGCGCGCACTGGGCGAAGCGCAGTCCCTTGAAGACCGAGCGCTGTACCAGCGCTACTGCGACACGCTCTCCTATTCGGATGCCGAAACGCACAGGAAAGCGCCCATCCACCAGCTCTTTTGGCACCGGCTAACGGGCGGTCGCTTCGATCGCTTCTACGGCGAAGGCGCTCAGTTTCGGGTTCCTGGCTTGACGACAGACTCGACAACAGTGATGACGCGTCGGTGGGTCGTAAACGGCCACGAGTTTACGGCCACGCTGCAAGAATTGGTGGCGACGGCTGTGGCCCTGCTTGACCCTGCACAAGATGGCCCATCCGTTGTCGGGCACGGCGACGCGCACAACGGCAACGTCTTCTATTCTGCAGAGGGGTTGACGTACTTCGACCCGGCGTTCGCTGGACGACACGATCCTCTACTCGATCTCGTCAAGCCGCTTTATCATAATGCGCATGCCATGTGGATGTACTTTCCTGACGAGGAAGCGGAAACACTCCAGATTCGCTTGGAAGTCTCCGGAGACAAATGGATCGTCACTCACAATTACGACCTGAATCCACTGCGCGAGATGTTCTGGCAAAGCAAAGTCGAGCACTGCTTGCGACCCATCATTGGGCGGCTGCGCGCACAGGGTGCGCTGTCCCGAAACTGGGCTGATCGGCTTAGATTGGCACTGATGTGCTGCCCGCTGCTGACCATGAACTTGACGACGTTTCGGCCCGAAATTGCGCTGCTCGGATTGACGCATTGTGTGGAGTTCGGCAGCGCGACCGGGGATCGAGGATCGCGGCTAGATCGGCTGCTCGCAGACCTTACTGCCGACCTACGTTAG
- the hisG gene encoding ATP phosphoribosyltransferase translates to MSDRVLLALPSKGAIADPTLSFLRDAGLRVDKPNERQYVGSVPAIPGLSVLFQRVKDVVYKVADGTVQLGITGLDVVRENPSDEIVVLHPELGYGHCQLVVAVPEDWVDVTSMTDLVEVASDFRRLYGRTMRVATTYAHMARDFFHSRGLHYFALVKAEGAIEAAPTIGYADIVVDLVQTGTTLRENHLRPLADGTIVEAQACLIGNRTALKTSPDALKVAQHLLEFIDAALLGRRYRQLTVNIRGKSPEDVAAKVSGSEITRGLRGPTIAPIFGAPQDRSDIFWYTVTLNVEARNVLEAVNHLRSVGSSEIVISPVNAIFLEQSHSFQRVLYELGLT, encoded by the coding sequence ATGAGTGATCGTGTCTTGTTGGCACTTCCAAGCAAGGGGGCTATTGCCGACCCGACGCTGAGTTTCTTACGCGATGCCGGGCTGCGTGTCGACAAACCCAACGAACGGCAGTATGTCGGATCGGTGCCGGCGATCCCAGGGTTGTCGGTACTCTTCCAGCGCGTGAAGGATGTCGTCTATAAGGTCGCGGACGGCACAGTGCAGCTAGGCATCACCGGGCTGGATGTCGTACGCGAGAACCCAAGCGATGAGATCGTGGTACTGCATCCGGAGCTTGGCTACGGTCATTGTCAGCTTGTCGTAGCGGTGCCCGAGGACTGGGTAGACGTAACCTCCATGACCGACCTCGTCGAAGTTGCGTCCGACTTTCGTCGCCTTTACGGGCGTACAATGCGTGTTGCGACTACATACGCACACATGGCGCGGGACTTTTTCCACTCACGCGGCCTGCATTATTTCGCTCTCGTGAAGGCCGAAGGAGCGATTGAGGCCGCCCCCACAATCGGATATGCGGACATCGTCGTCGACCTTGTTCAGACCGGAACGACCCTACGCGAGAATCATCTTCGTCCACTCGCGGACGGTACGATCGTTGAAGCGCAAGCGTGCCTCATTGGCAACCGAACCGCGTTGAAGACCTCGCCGGACGCGCTGAAGGTCGCGCAGCACCTGCTTGAGTTCATCGACGCAGCACTACTCGGGCGGCGTTATCGTCAACTGACTGTGAACATCCGCGGCAAAAGCCCCGAAGACGTGGCGGCGAAGGTCAGTGGTTCCGAGATAACCCGTGGACTGCGCGGCCCGACCATCGCGCCGATCTTCGGCGCGCCTCAGGACAGGTCCGATATATTCTGGTACACGGTGACCCTGAACGTGGAAGCACGCAACGTGCTGGAAGCCGTCAACCACCTGCGGTCGGTCGGCAGTTCGGAGATCGTCATCAGCCCGGTCAATGCGATTTTTCTCGAACAGAGTCACAGCTTCCAGCGTGTGCTCTACGAATTGGGCCTAACGTAG
- a CDS encoding ATP phosphoribosyltransferase regulatory subunit, producing the protein MSFSLDGFKSHLAAAGYVQRDTPLLERSDLYSTKGGDRVISRLLTLNHHGAEYALRPEFTASAVRGYGAAPEAVVRWQFSGPVFSDLFATAERPFQRESVGAELIGFEGPGADSEIIGLAASGLLVQGNSDFTIVVGHAGLSRVLIERYTTDPELVQFLLDQCDTLRLEGGLREAASRVDEYLAVRSREADGMDSPLEYVDERSTDTFIAGRRRRDIQGRLAEKRRRAASAGAVKEALEFLADWVSIRSQAPAALARIYQLGEDNPAVAGIAADLRTTLDLLDVYGVPSDAILLQPHLNRIWEYYSGIVFEFQTADGVSLGGGGRYDGLVRLLGGRASPAVGFQLNVDALAASFGALAPHATSVRVQGPRAAAPSVVWWACALRARGITAILDEYPSDVSIEVERTVSIDPGTGDAVYADFSFTRADVENLCATILGYKTHE; encoded by the coding sequence ATGTCGTTTTCGCTCGATGGCTTCAAGTCGCATCTAGCAGCTGCCGGCTACGTTCAGCGCGATACTCCACTTTTGGAACGATCCGATTTGTACTCGACAAAAGGTGGGGATCGGGTGATTTCCCGATTGCTAACACTCAACCATCACGGGGCAGAATACGCCTTGCGCCCGGAGTTCACCGCGTCGGCCGTGCGAGGCTATGGTGCTGCACCCGAGGCTGTGGTGCGTTGGCAGTTCAGTGGCCCCGTGTTCTCGGACCTGTTCGCGACTGCAGAGCGCCCATTTCAGCGCGAGAGCGTGGGCGCAGAGCTCATCGGCTTCGAGGGACCGGGTGCGGACAGCGAGATCATTGGCTTGGCTGCGTCGGGACTGCTTGTACAAGGGAATTCAGACTTCACTATCGTGGTGGGGCACGCGGGCTTATCGCGCGTCCTCATTGAACGCTACACAACCGATCCGGAGCTTGTGCAGTTCTTGCTTGACCAATGCGACACGCTGAGGCTTGAAGGCGGCCTCCGAGAGGCTGCAAGCAGGGTTGACGAGTACTTGGCCGTGCGTTCGCGCGAGGCCGACGGCATGGACTCGCCACTTGAGTATGTCGACGAGCGATCCACCGATACGTTCATCGCCGGGCGGCGGCGGCGAGACATCCAGGGCAGACTGGCTGAGAAACGGCGGCGGGCGGCAAGTGCAGGCGCTGTAAAGGAGGCACTAGAGTTTCTCGCTGACTGGGTCTCGATTCGTTCGCAAGCTCCGGCTGCCCTTGCGCGGATTTATCAGTTGGGCGAGGACAATCCAGCTGTGGCAGGGATCGCTGCCGATCTGCGGACGACGCTGGACCTTCTCGACGTTTACGGCGTTCCGTCTGACGCGATTCTCCTTCAGCCGCACTTAAACCGCATTTGGGAGTACTACAGCGGCATCGTATTCGAGTTTCAAACAGCAGATGGTGTGTCGTTGGGTGGTGGCGGGCGCTACGACGGACTTGTGCGTTTGTTAGGCGGGAGAGCATCTCCTGCAGTTGGGTTCCAGCTCAATGTGGATGCGCTTGCAGCCAGTTTCGGTGCGTTAGCCCCACACGCCACCTCGGTTCGAGTGCAAGGGCCTCGTGCGGCAGCACCAAGCGTTGTGTGGTGGGCGTGTGCGCTCAGGGCGCGCGGGATTACCGCAATCCTCGATGAGTATCCGTCGGACGTCTCAATCGAGGTCGAACGTACGGTCTCGATCGACCCCGGTACTGGCGACGCGGTTTATGCGGATTTCAGCTTCACGCGAGCCGATGTTGAGAATCTGTGCGCGACTATTCTTGGATACAAAACGCATGAGTGA
- a CDS encoding SH3 domain-containing protein, translating to MNNRPLTARIVVIAAAALTLLPLAGQATAQVEPTPIVVQLATSTPLPVLGAPSATPVVPDPTATDIGPTQIEALSSVNVRAEASTDAARLGLIVPGERYAATGRYFRWIQFRYPNSPTGYGWVYDELVQIIGDPGLIPDLSVTQPTADPIVAAATQTAEAVASQPGGDLTATAGARVLTGPVGVDANATAADVLVDAQGSERLPTFTPVPNIEEDIAAASVQPTATTEPSILPIALERGGVPPLIPIVALVGFGMLGLVVSFRRR from the coding sequence ATGAATAACAGACCCCTGACAGCGCGGATTGTCGTAATCGCCGCCGCTGCCTTGACACTTCTGCCGCTTGCTGGACAGGCCACAGCACAGGTCGAGCCAACGCCTATCGTTGTACAGCTTGCGACGTCCACGCCACTTCCGGTACTTGGCGCACCGTCGGCAACACCAGTCGTCCCTGATCCGACCGCGACCGACATCGGACCGACGCAGATCGAGGCGCTTTCGAGCGTCAATGTGCGCGCGGAGGCATCGACCGATGCGGCACGGCTCGGGTTGATTGTCCCCGGCGAGCGATATGCGGCGACGGGTCGCTACTTCCGCTGGATCCAGTTTCGTTATCCGAATTCGCCGACGGGCTACGGATGGGTCTATGACGAACTCGTTCAGATCATTGGTGATCCGGGTCTGATCCCGGACCTTTCCGTTACGCAGCCCACTGCCGACCCGATTGTGGCAGCAGCAACCCAGACGGCGGAGGCGGTTGCGTCACAGCCCGGCGGCGACCTGACCGCGACGGCAGGTGCGCGGGTGCTGACCGGCCCGGTCGGTGTAGACGCAAATGCGACCGCGGCGGATGTCCTCGTCGATGCTCAAGGGAGCGAACGCCTTCCGACGTTCACGCCGGTACCGAATATCGAGGAAGATATCGCGGCGGCGTCGGTTCAACCTACAGCAACTACGGAACCTTCTATCTTGCCGATTGCCCTTGAGCGCGGCGGAGTTCCTCCGCTAATTCCTATTGTCGCGCTGGTAGGGTTTGGTATGTTGGGGTTGGTGGTCAGTTTCAGGCGCCGGTAG